The DNA window TAATTGTAGTTTATCGCCGGGATAGATAAGATGCGGATCATCTAAAGCAGGATTGGCATCCCATAATTGTGGCCACAGCCACGGGCTTTGTAAATATTTGCTCGAAATATCCCAAAGCGTATCACCTTCTTTGACGATGTATTCAGTGGGGTATTGGTTTTTTAAGTTTAAGCTATCAGCCTGCGCTAAAAAGGGTAAAATAGCAGCTAAAGCAAAGATCAAACGACGTTTTATGGACATATCCTTTCCTAATTGTTGTTTGAACGCTTATATTTATAGTGATTATTGTAACGTTTTACGTCAAAATTAAGCGTTATTTGAATCCATTCAAAATAAGAAAGTACCATGGCTATATTAGAAGTTTTACATTTTCCTGATGATCGATTAAAAAAAATTGCTCAACCTGTGCAGGAAATCACACCAGCGACACAAATCATCATCGATGACATGCTAGAAACCATGTATGCCGAAGAAGGTATTGGTTTAGCCGCTGTACAAGTTAATATTTTACAACGTATTGTCGTTATCGATGTGTCAGGAACACGCGATGAGCCTCTAATCCTTATCAATCCGGTACTCACCAACAAATTAGGTGAGACAGGTATTGAAGAAGGCTGCCTATCGGTACCAGAATCACGCGCTTTTGTCCCGCGTGCAGAAAGCGTAACAGTGACAGCATTAGACCGTGATGGTGATGAGTTTACACTAGAAGCCCATGATTTATTAGCCATTTGTTTACAGCACGAAGTGGATCACCTAAACGGTAAACTCTTTATTGACTACCTATCACCGCTAAAACAGCAAAGAATTCGGAAAAAGCTCGAAAAGCTAGCACGTCAAAATAAATAAGAATACAAAATAGGAATTAACCTTGACCAAACCATTACGTATTATTTTTGCCGGCACCCCAGATTTTGCCGCAAAACACCTCTCTGCATTACTTAATTCAGAGCATGAAGTGATAGCTGTATATAGTCAGCCAGATCGCCCCGCAGGTCGTGGAAAAAAATTAAAACCAAGTGACGTAAAACAACTTGCAGTTAGCCATGACATTCCTGTTTATCAGCCTGTTAGTTTACGTAATGAAGACGCACAACAAGAACTAGCCGCCCTAAATGCCGATTTGATGGTCGTTGTAGCTTATGGTTTGATCTTGCCACAAGTAACATTAGATACACCGCGCTTGGGTTGTATCAATGTACATGGCTCATTATTACCAAGATGGCGTGGAGCGGCACCAATACAACGTTCAATCTGGGCCGGTGATGCAGAAACAGGCGTCACTATCATGCAAATGGATATCGGTTTAGATACCGGAGCAATGCTGCACAAAGTAGCTTGCCCAATCGCAGACGATGAAACCAGTGCAAGCTTATATAACAAACTTGCCGAGCTTGGCCCACAAGGTCTACTGGAAACATTAACACAAATCAGTAACAATACAGCCGTTGCTGAAGTGCAAGATGATGAACAAGCAAACTATGCAGCGAAACTGAGTAAAGAAGAAGCGAACATAGATTGGACACAATCAGCTGTTGCTATCGAACGTCAAATCCGCGCTTTTAATCCTTGGCCAGTAAGTTACACACAAATTGCTGAGCAGAATGTTAAAGTTTGGCAAGCAAATGCGAGTGAAGACGAGACTGACGCACAGCCAGGCACGGTTCTAGCCGCAACAAAACAAGGCATTCAAGTGGCAACAGGCAATGGCATATTAACGTTATTAAACCTACAACTTGCGGGTAAAAAAGCCATGCCAGTTCAAGACATACTAAACGCTCGTAAAGAGTGGTTCACTGTTGGTCAATTACTAAATTCAATTTAATACCTATGACCGCTCAATCATATTGAGTGGTTTTACCTCGGATACATATATATGAAAACCAGAGCTAGCGCCGCAAAAGTACTTTACCAAGTTGTTGATAGAGGTCAGTCATTGACGACAGCCTTACCAATTGCTCAGCAATTATTACCAGCCAAAGATCGTGCTTTACTACAGGAGATCTGTTACGGCGTACTGCGCTGGTTACCACGTCTTGAATTTATTAGTCGTCAGCTAATGAGTAAACCATTAACGGGCAAGCAAAGACCCGTGCATTTCTTAATTTTGGTTGGCTTATATCAATTAAAATTCATGCGTATTCCAGCACATGCGGCAGTGGCAGAAACCGTAAACGCGATTAAGGTATTAAAATCACATAAACTCAGTGGCTTAGTGAACGCTATTTTACGTAATTACCAACGCCAACAAGACGATCTAGAAAGCCAAGCTGATGGTAATGACGCGTGTAAATTCGGTCACCCAGGCTGGTTAATAAAACGCATCAAAGCCGCTTATCCAGAGCAATGGCAAGATGTATTAATGGCTAACAATGAACGTCCACCAATGTGGATACGAGTTAATCAGCAACATCATAAACAAGCTGATTATCAAACATTGTTAGCAGCTGACGAGATCATCGCAAATATCGTAGACAGTGCTGATTCAGCATTACGTTTAGAGAAGCCGACGGATGTTTACAAACTAGCTGGTTTTGCAGAAGGTCATAGTTCTGTTCAAGATGGCGCAGCGCAATTTGCGGCGCAATTCTTAGATGCACAACCAGGCGAATTGATTCTTGATGCTTGCGCTGCCCCAGGTGGTAAAACAGCACACATTTTAGAACGTCAGCCAGCCCTAAAACACCTTGTCGCTGTCGATTTTGATGCAACACGCTTAGCACGAGTTCAAGAAAATTTAACCCGTATGCAATTAGAAGCAGAGCTTATCCATGGCGATGCAAGTAAGCCTGAGGATTGGTGGAAGGGTGATAAGTTTGACCGCATTTTATTAGATGCTCCTTGTAGTGCAACGGGCGTTATTCGTCGTCATCCAGATATAAAATGGTTACGTCGTGATAGCGATATTGCACCATTGGTCCAATTACAGTCAGAAATTTTAGATGCGATGTGGCAGCAACTAAAACCAGGCGGCACGTTACTATATGCAACCTGCTCTATTCTACCGGCAGAGAACAGCGAACAAATCAGTTCGTTTGTTGCTCGTACTCCGGATGCTACGCTGATCCCATTAACAGCCAACAGCGACAATCCAGCATCAAGCTGGCAGATCCTACCCAATACCCAAGGTATGGATGGCTTCTTCTACGCGAAATTACAAAAACAAACATAACTGCGTAGTCGCTATAGTCAAATGATGAATTAGTATCATTTGGCTATAAACTATTGGCCTTATTCAACTTTAGCTTAGATAAGCGTAGAATAGTATTATCAAAACAGGTCACGAAAATTTATTTGGTGCGAGGTTAAATGAAAATTATCATTATCGGTGCAGGTCAAGTCGGCGGTACATTGGCTGAGAACTTAGTGGGAGAAAATAATGACATTACTATTATCGACCGCGATGGCAACAGCTTAAGAAACTTACAAGATAAATTTGATTTACGTGTTGTTGAAGGTCACGGTGCTAACCCAGACGTACTTCGTGAAGCTGGTGCGCAAGATGCGGATATGTTGGTGGCAGTAACCAACAATGATGAGACCAATATGATCGCCTGTCAGATCGCTTATACCATGTTCAACACCCCAAATAAAATCGCTCGGATTAGAAATGAATCCTATCTCAATAACAAAGCTACCCTATTCCATAATGGCGCAATTGCAGTGGACCACTTAATCGCACCTGAACAGCTAGTGACAGATTATATTAAACGCTTGATTGACTATCCAGGTGCACTACAAGTGGTTAACTTTGCCAATAATAAAGTAGGTTTAGTCGCATTAAAAGCCTATTACGGTGGTCCCTTGGTTGGTAATGCACTGGCGGCGTTACGTGAACATATGCCTAATGTTGAAGCACGAGTAGCCGCAATTTTCCGTCAAGGAAAACCGATTCGCCCGCTGGGTACAACTATTATTGAGGCCGATGACGAAGTATTTTTCGTTTCTGCAAGTAATAATATCCGTGCAGTGATGAGTGAATTACAAAAACTAGAAAAACCGTATCGCCGTATTATTATTGCAGGTGGTGGTAATATTGGCGCAGCATTAGCTGGTCGTTTAGAGCGTGATTACTCAGTAAAGTTGATTGAACGTAATATTACTCGAGCCGAAAAACTATCAGAGATGCTTAACAATACTATCGTATTCTGCGGTGATGCCTCTGATCAAGAACTACTAAGCGAAGAACATATAGATCAAACAGATGTATTTATCGCCGTCACCAATGATGACGAAGCCAATATTATGTCGGCCATGTTAGCCAAACGGATGGGCGCGAAAAAAGCCATGGTGTTGATCCAACGCGGTGCTTATGTGGATTTAGTACAAGGCGGCACCATTGATATTGCTATATCTCCACAACAAGCCACCATTTCAGCGCTACTCACTCACGTCCGCCGTGCTGATATTGCAAATGTTTATTCATTACGTCGCGGTGCTGCTGAAGCCATTGAAGCGATTGCTCATGGTGATAAATTAACATCGCGTGTTGTTGGCCGTACTGTAGGGAGTTTAAAACTACCAACAGGTACAACCATTGGTGCAATTGTACGTAATGACGCAGTCCTAATTGCGCATGATAACACCGTGATTGAACAAGATGATCACGTAGTGATGTTCCTGGTTGATAAAAAGTTCATCCCTGATGTAGAGAAACTTTTTCAGCCCAGTCCATTCTTCTTATAACATGCAAAGAAACTTGTTTAATGGTTAACTTCAAACCCGTATTGTTCATGGCAAGTGTAGTGCTACGTGCACTTGCTTTATTTATGATTGCGCCTTTGGTACTCGCTTTGTCTACCGATGGTCATGGCGCGCCTGAGTTTTTCAAATCCATTATTATCACCACCATCGCATCCGGTTTATTCTGGCACAAAGGCCGTTCGAAAGTTTTCCGCCTTGGTATACGTGAAATGTTTTTGCTAACCACGTGTGTGTGGATAATTGCCTCCGCATTTGCCGCTCTGCCGCTCATGTTGATCCAACATATTAGCTATACCGATGCCTATTTTGAAACCATGTCGGGTATTACAACCACAGGTTCAACCGTACTATCAAATTTAGATGCAACCGCACATAGTGTATTGCTATGGCGTTCGATTCTACAGTGGTTAGGTGGTGTTGGTTTCGTGGTGATGGGCGTGGCAGTTCTACCTTACTTAAACGTCGGTGGTATGCGTCTATTCCAAACTGAATCATCTGACTGGTCTGATAAAAACACCGCCAAAACCCAACATACCGCGGCCTACGTTATGTACGTATATTTAAGCTTAACCGTACTGTGTTATTTTGGTTACTTAGCTGCGGGTATGACAAGTTTTGAAGCCGTCAATCATGCGATGACAACACTATCGACAGGCGGCTACTCGACTTCTGATCAATCTATGGCACATTTCTCAAACTCGGCACAGTGGAATGGCAGCTTCTTTATGTTTTTAGGTGGGTTACCATTTTTACTCTTAATCAGTGCAATTCATCGCCGCGATATCAAAGTGCTCATCAATGATGCGCAGATTATCGGTTTTGGAAAGCTAATACTCGTAATGACAATAATGATGTCACTATACCTGTGGCAAAAAGGTGTTTTTGAGTTGACCGATGCAATTCGGATCAGTATGTTTAACATCATATCAGTAGTCACAACCACTGGGTTTGGCTTAACTGACTTCGGCACTTGGGGTGAATTTACGACCGTCCTTTTTGCAGGTTTGATGTTCACTGGCGCTTGTTCAGGCTCAACTTCAGGAGGGATAAAAATATTTCGATTCCAAATCGCTTTCACCTTATTCCGCAAGCAGATGTCACAATTAGTTCATCCATCAGGGGTATTTAGACAACACTACAATGGACGTAATGTAAATGATGTCATTGTACGATCTGTGGTTGCTTTTGGTAGTGCATTTATTGCTACAGTTTCGATACTGGCAGCCATACTCAGCATTATAGGTTTAGACCCTGTCACCAGTATTACCGGTGCAATCACCGCTGTGGCTAATGTAGGTCCAGGATTAGGCCCAGTCATTGGCCCGTCAGGTAACTTTGCTAGTTTACCTGATACCGCAAAATGGGCGCTTAGCTTAGGTATGTTGATGGGGCGATTAGAGATCATGACAGTATTAGTGCTCGTGACCCCTGCATTTTGGAAAAGTTAAAGTATAAGTATGCTAACTGATTATTCTAATAAGTTAGCATTGCTTTTCTCAATTAGCTCAACAGGTAATGGTTTTTTAACTTCTACACCCAGCTCTACAAATTGCTGCGCTTGTTTAATTAAATTGCCCTTACCTGTACTTAAACGTTTCATCGCGGAATCATAACTATCTTGTGCTTTGCCTAACGCTGTTCCCATGTCTTGCATATCGTGGCTAAATAAACGCAGCTTTTCATAAATCCTACCAGCACGTTCTGCGATTAATTGTGCATTCTGGTTCTGACGCTCGTAACGCCATAAATTATCAATGGTACGCAATGCAACTAACAAATTGGTTGGGCTCACTAACATGATATTATTATCCAGTGCATACTTCATTAAACTTGGGTCAGCTTCTAATGCCGCTATAAACGCCGGTTCAACCGCCACAAACATCAATACATAATCTAAAGTCTTTAAGCCTTGCAACAAGTGGTAATCTTTACGCCCAAGTTCACGAATATGCCCACGAATAGAGGTTACATGCTCCTGTAATGCTTGTTTACGTGTCACTTCATCGTCAGCATTAAAGTAACGCTCGTAGGCCGTTAATGACACCTTAGAATCAACCACAACATCTTTATCCTGTGGCAGATGAACAATCACATCAGGCTGAAAGCGTTTGCCATGTTCATTATTCAAGCTGACCTGGACATCATATTCATGTCCTTCACGTAAACCAGATTCAGATAAGATCCGCGCTAAGATAACTTCGCCCCAATTACCTTGCTGCTTGTTGTCCCCTTTCAGGGCTTTCGTTAAATTAGCCGTTTCGCTCGACATCAATTGATAAACTTGCTGCAAGCGAGCAACCTCAGATTGTAAGCTATGGCGCTCTTTCGCTTCGTTAGAGTAAACATCTTGCACTTGCTGTTTGAATCCTTCCAGCTGCGTTTTTAATGGCGCTAAAAGTAATTCCACACTAGACTTGTTTAGTTCTTTAAAATTGTCAGTTTTACTATCAAAGATTTTATTTGCTAGATTTTCGAATTGCTGTTGTAAGCGTTGTTCAGATTGTACTTGTAGCGCTAATTTTTCTTCGTTAGCTTGGCGTTCAGCGTGCAAACGAATATCACTTTCACGTAATCGTGACATTAATTTAATTAACTGGTTGTTTTGCGATTCTAATTTTAATTTATTAGCATCATGCTCTTTCTGCAATTGGTCATTAGTATAATTAACGTTATCTAATTGTTGTTCTAATAACTCAACTTCATGATTTAAAGTTTGCATCGACAAGTTGGCTTGCTGAGTTTTACGAATTGCAACAAAGCCAAAAATGATAGCAGCGCAGGTAACTACAATATACTGAAATATGGAAAACAGAGAATCAAAAGTCATAAGATACATTAACTACGAAAAAAAGAGCTGTGTGCCAAGCCGCGATCAAAATAAAACCATACTGCAAGGCAGCCAAGGTAAATAAAAAAAATGATCCATTTATGATAATTAACGCCGCTGTCAATGGTGGTAAATGGTACATCACCAATCACACTGTATAACCAAAGAGTGAGCGGAAATAATGCGAAAACTAAAAGTTTCCACATGATCTTTAACGTCGGACGGTGTACAGTTATCGCTTTCATTAACATAGTCCTAAATATCAGCGTAATAATACTGAAAAGAGATGGTGATGTTAGCCTAACCTGCTCAAGATTAAAACTAATCCATTGAGGATAATCATAATCAGGGCACATTTCATCAAAATAATAGAGATTAATTCACTATCCCCCTTGAAACGAGACAAAATACCCCAATTTGTAATTTTCAGTTATTTTTTGTCTGAATAGGGTTAATAGCTCTATATTACGGACAATTAAAATGTCTATTATGCTAATTAATTATAATCGAATACGAAATAGGTAATATATATGAGCGATTTTATGAATGAAGGCCAAGTTGCCTATTTCAAAGAAAAACTAGAAACAGAACAACAAGAGATTTTATCTCGTATTGAAAGCCAATCCACTGACGTTGTGATCTCTGATAGTAATGAAATGGCTGATGAGATTGATCGAGCTGCGATGGAAGAAGCGCATCGTCTTGAATTAAACCGAATTCAGCACGATAAACTACACATCAAAAAAATCATCAAAGCACTGCGTCGTATCGACAGTGGTGATTATGGTTATTGTGATAGCTGTGGTGACGAAATATCGATTAAACGCTTACAAGCACGTCCTGAATCACGCCTATGCGTAGAGTGTCAGTCAACAAAAGAGTTTACTGACCACAGCCTATACCGCCGCTAATCCTAAGCCAATCGAATGCCACCTCTGGTCGTTATCAATAAAATGATAAAAGATTAAAAGCAATAACAAACCGATGTTATTGCTTTCTTCATTTATCGTTCCGTATTAATCTGTAATCTCTTTCATCCAAACCGCCATAGGAATGCAACGATGTTAAAGCCATTGTCAGTAAATTTTAAAAGAATAAGTTTATTATCACTACTTGTCACCAGTGTTGCGTTAAGCGGTTGTAGTGATGATGAATCAGGTAAAATCAGTCTGGGTTTATTCACCACAAAAGATATTAAAATCAACACATTCGTAGATCCAAAGATACCAGGCGTCACTTGCCACGTTAGTCATATTGAAGCTGATTTGGATTTTTCTGATCCGTCAGATATGGGGATCGCATGTCGTCAAACAGGTGAGATTACAGCAGCAATGCTAGCAACCGTTGATACCTCAAAAGGCGGTGAAGTGATCTTTAAGCAGTCCAAGAGCATCTTATTTAAATCACTCAAGATTCGTCGTATTTATGATGCCGATAGCCAAAGTCTATTGTATGTCTCGTACTCGACAAAAGAGATTAATGGTAGCTACAAACATTCATTATCCACCGTACCACTATGGGCAACAAAAGCGTGGCAGCTGCCAGCTACTCTTGAATCACAAGCAAATTAAAACGATAAAGCCACTGTTGTCAGTGGCTTTATCTTTACTCGTCAGTCCAATAATTTTCTAAAGCTAAAATGCCGTTACAACACCCATCCCGATCACTTCAGAAAATAACAACAATACCGTTGTCAACGACACCAAGTTAGGTGTGTACTCTTGTTTTGTATAGAGCGGAATAGTCCAAATAGCTAACGCGAATAATAAAATAACAGCACGATAAATGACAAACTCTTGAATCACCGTCATCTGACTTGAGTCAACATTCAACCCAGCTACAACTAATAAACCGATCATCAGCAATACACTGCTCACGAGACCAACAACGGGTAAAATAACATTAAATGCTTGTAATCTATGCTTTGCACGCAACAAGATCACATGCGCAAATACAGCCCCTAGTAGCACAGCTTCTAATAATAATAACGGCTGCTGCTGTTGCCACAGTACTAATAACCCACTGATGACCGCAAGCGCAATCGGTAATCGTAACCAAGTACTTGGAATTGCGCGTTTACCTTCTAAGCGAGACTGAATTAAATTTTGCATAATACCGATAAATACCGCAATACCACCGATAATCAAGGTCGGCGTTGTCGCATAGTTTTCAATGCCGGTCATTAAGCCTAGTGCTAATACAGCCCAAATTGAAATCATGTTTTCAGTAATACGTTTACGCTGACCAGGACACACTTCGCCTTTTACTAATACTAATGCTAAAAAACAAGCTGCCGCAATTGGCATCATTACAATGATTGGATAAATTTGTTGGTAGAAACTGATTTCAGCCACGTGACAACCCTTAGTCAATACTAGATTCAAGTAAGTTAGGTGCGAGAGTATATCAGTGTCACTTCAAGGTGGTAATCAATAATTAAATGAAAATACTATTTTGCGAAGATAATAAAAACAAAACAAAAAAAAGCCCATCACTAAAGAATGGGCTTAACCTGTTTATTTTAGAATTTTTTACCATGTTCTTGCTCTGAAATTAATGGTTCAATACCTAATATACGAGAAAGTAGATCGATTTCATTCAAACTATCATCGTTCAATTGAACCCTGACTAGCAGTGATTCAAATTGACTTTGCTGTAATACTTCCGAGATACCCGTCATGCCACCTGCTGTATTCAGCAATGATGAAATAACTGTATTCGCCCCTGATTCCCTCTGTTCTATATCGAGTTTCCCATCCATAACTCCCCCTTGTAGCTCCCTAACCTATCCCCAATTTCTATCCCTTAGAAATATATTACAGACATATAAAACCACATTCACTTACTCAGGGAAATAACCAAGCCGTGAGTTTGAGAGGTAAAACGGATAAATGACCAAGTGTCCCATCAGTACTTAAAATAAGTGTGAAGTCTGCGCTAATAAAATATATTATATTCATTCTTTAGTATTAACTTGATTCTAATCATCGCTATATATCCAAAATCACAATGACAGGGAGTCACAATGTGAACGTCGAATATTTATTCTCGAAACTGAAACAGCCACCCGTTATACCGCAATTATTACAAGAAATGATAACCAGCTTTAATCAAACAAATATCGGACTCGATAAAATCGCCAGCAGAATAGCTATGGATCCAGTTATCACAGCAAAAGTATTAAAAATGGCAAACTCAGTCGCTTATTCCCGCGGTCAACATGTAGAATCAATAGAGCAAGCAGCGATCAAGCTCGGTCTCAATAAGTTACGTTCATTAGTCATAGCCAGTAGCCTAGTAAATAATTTTAAGCGTGAGAATGACTTTGATATCAGTGAATTTTGGCGTAACTCTTTTCAAATAGCCAAATCTATAGCAAAGCAAACCCGACTTGATCCGGAAATCGTTTTCACTTGTAGCTTACTGCATAATATAGGGGAATTACTGATCCAAAGTGCACTACCAGAAGAAGCTAGCCTTATCGCTCTCAGTCAAGCACAAGGGCAAAGCCGTATTGAAGCCCAGCACGCGATTCTCAATTTTGACTTTACAGATGTAGGCCTTGAGCTCACAAAACAATGGAATTTTACTGAGACCTTCTCGAAAGCGATACACCAACAACTCGATCCACTTTCATATGAACAGACTTCAGATGAAGCCGTACTGATTCGCCTTGCCGTATTTGTTAATTTTGCAACCAATGCAGGCGTACCAGCATCTATGATCATACACCGCTTTCCACAAGCACTTGCGCAACATTTAAATATCGACCCAGAAGTGTTACTTACGCAACTACAAGAAATACAGCAACAAGGCAACGAATTAACAGAACTATTAATGCAGGAAGTCGCGTAGAATATCAGAAACGAAAAAAGCCTGCTCAATGAGCAGGCTTTTCGAATAGTGGTCGGTGATAGAGGATTCGAACCTCTGACCCCCTGGTCCCAAACCAGGTGCGCTACCAAGCTGCGCTAATCACCGAACATGGTGCGGAAGGAGAGACTTGAACTCTCACACCTTGCGATACTAGAACCTAAATCTAGCGCGTCTACCAATTCCGCCACTTCCGCACAATTTTTCTACTTGCTAGCAGGTAACTCTAACAAGGGGGATAACTCCATTCTAAAAGAATATCTTAGTTATCTAATATGGGGCGACTGAAGGGATTTGAACCCTCGACAACCGGAATCACAATCCGGGGCTCTACCAACTGAGCTACAACCGCCATAGTGGTCGGTGATAGAGGATTCGAACCTCTGACCCCCTGGTCCCAAACCAGGTGCGCTACCAAGCTGCGCTAATCACCGAACATGCTCATTAGAATGCATCATTCTTAACAAGTGTGCGCATTATAGATATTGTGTGTAAGTCTGCAAGTCTTTTTAACTAAAAAATGATTTTTTTATCATTTCCAATTAAATCGGAATAAAAACAAACAGCGCCAGTGCAAAAAACAATCAGAATAATTAGTTCACTATTAAACTGTATTTACCTTAGCGTGCATAATCAAAGAGTAATGGGGCGACTGATGGGATTTGAACCCACGACAACCGGAATCACAATCCGGGGCTCTACCAACTGAGCTACAACCGCCATTACCATTTAATTGCACAACCACTATAATAACGATAATGGTACGTCCGAGAGGAGTCGAACCTCCGACCTCACCCTCCGGAGGGGCGCGCTCTATCCAACTGAGCTACGGACGCATAAGCAATATACTACGTCCAACGGCGAATCTCGTCTAGGCAAATCCGTTAATTCAACATGAAAATGTTGCATAATTACAACACCTGTATCTTTTATAACCAACTAAAAGCACTATCGAACTAAGGAAAATGCAACAAACACTGTTACAACTATTTAACCTAAGGCTTGGTAAGGATATAATGGTTAACAGCAGTAGGGATTTATTATAACAAAAGTCACCCATAGACTGACAATACCATTATTAGGGAGCTAAAAAGAGCATGTATAAATTACGAAATATTCTAATCACTTTATCAGCATCATTACTATTTGCATTTACCGTAAGCGCAAGTCACAACTCTGCGGAATCAGTTGCAGAAAGAATTGCCCCAGTAGGTCAAGTATACTTACCAGGTGAACTGGCTCCAATCGTAGCAAAAAGTACTGTACCTGCAGAACCACGCTCAGGTGAACAAATTTATACGACTACTTGTAACATGTGTCACGGCAGTGGCCTTGCTGGTGCTCCAATTAAAGGTAATGCAGATCAATGGGGACCTCGAATTGCAAAAGGTAAAGACACACTTTATCGCCATGCTATCGAAGGCTTCAATGGCGCGATGCCAGCACGTGGTACTTGTGCAACATGTTCTGATGACGAATTACAAGCAGCTGTTGATTACATGATCCAAGGCCTGTAACACGAGAGATAAATAACGTTATAACAACAGGATGACCTTAACTCTCCGATTATAACCAAGCAATTCTTCGATCAAGCCACTCATTTTTTAGTGGCTTTTTTTTGACCCTCCGTTATCCACTGCTAGACTTTATCACTATAAGACTTAGTTTTTTCGTGATTAAAGACCATTAGGATGCCGACAGTGAACAAGGATCGTCTATCAAACCAACACAAGGCAAGCAGCACCAAACTTATCGGTCTCGCCCTATCACGTTCATTACGGACACAACGAGCCTTATTTTTAACACAGCTAAAATCAGCATCACAACAACTGCAGCAAACTCAACAAAGTTTTGTATTATTACTGATTAAAATT is part of the Moritella viscosa genome and encodes:
- a CDS encoding putative lipoprotein, CreA family — its product is MLKPLSVNFKRISLLSLLVTSVALSGCSDDESGKISLGLFTTKDIKINTFVDPKIPGVTCHVSHIEADLDFSDPSDMGIACRQTGEITAAMLATVDTSKGGEVIFKQSKSILFKSLKIRRIYDADSQSLLYVSYSTKEINGSYKHSLSTVPLWATKAWQLPATLESQAN
- a CDS encoding putative uncharacterized HDOD domain protein, producing MTGSHNVNVEYLFSKLKQPPVIPQLLQEMITSFNQTNIGLDKIASRIAMDPVITAKVLKMANSVAYSRGQHVESIEQAAIKLGLNKLRSLVIASSLVNNFKRENDFDISEFWRNSFQIAKSIAKQTRLDPEIVFTCSLLHNIGELLIQSALPEEASLIALSQAQGQSRIEAQHAILNFDFTDVGLELTKQWNFTETFSKAIHQQLDPLSYEQTSDEAVLIRLAVFVNFATNAGVPASMIIHRFPQALAQHLNIDPEVLLTQLQEIQQQGNELTELLMQEVA
- a CDS encoding membrane protein; translation: MAEISFYQQIYPIIVMMPIAAACFLALVLVKGEVCPGQRKRITENMISIWAVLALGLMTGIENYATTPTLIIGGIAVFIGIMQNLIQSRLEGKRAIPSTWLRLPIALAVISGLLVLWQQQQPLLLLEAVLLGAVFAHVILLRAKHRLQAFNVILPVVGLVSSVLLMIGLLVVAGLNVDSSQMTVIQEFVIYRAVILLFALAIWTIPLYTKQEYTPNLVSLTTVLLLFSEVIGMGVVTAF
- a CDS encoding cytochrome c5, which encodes MYKLRNILITLSASLLFAFTVSASHNSAESVAERIAPVGQVYLPGELAPIVAKSTVPAEPRSGEQIYTTTCNMCHGSGLAGAPIKGNADQWGPRIAKGKDTLYRHAIEGFNGAMPARGTCATCSDDELQAAVDYMIQGL
- the dksA gene encoding DnaK suppressor protein codes for the protein MSDFMNEGQVAYFKEKLETEQQEILSRIESQSTDVVISDSNEMADEIDRAAMEEAHRLELNRIQHDKLHIKKIIKALRRIDSGDYGYCDSCGDEISIKRLQARPESRLCVECQSTKEFTDHSLYRR